A stretch of Blautia liquoris DNA encodes these proteins:
- the dapF gene encoding diaminopimelate epimerase, with protein MKFTKMHGCGNDYVYVNCFEEKVEDPSETAIKVSDRHFGIGSDGLILIKPSKTADFEMEMYNADGSEGSMCGNGIRCVAKYVYDFGLTDQKNIRVATKSGIKDLELTVEGEKVSQVRVNMGEPVFEAEKIPVLSETNQVIGEPVTVEGREYYMTCISMGNPHAVVPLKELENLKIEETGPKFEKMESFPDRVNTEFVKVLDRHTIQMRVWERGSGETYACGTGACAAAVAAITNHWVEDSPVKVKLLGGDLEIFWDHAENTVYMTGPATIVYSGEINL; from the coding sequence ATGAAATTTACAAAGATGCATGGATGTGGCAACGATTACGTGTATGTGAATTGTTTTGAAGAGAAGGTGGAAGATCCATCTGAGACAGCAATTAAGGTGAGCGACCGACATTTTGGAATTGGATCGGACGGACTGATTTTGATAAAGCCTTCTAAGACAGCGGATTTTGAGATGGAAATGTATAATGCGGATGGTTCCGAAGGATCAATGTGTGGTAATGGCATTCGCTGCGTGGCGAAATATGTATATGATTTTGGGCTTACAGATCAAAAAAATATTCGGGTTGCCACAAAAAGTGGAATCAAAGACCTTGAACTTACTGTTGAAGGCGAAAAGGTATCACAAGTGCGTGTCAACATGGGGGAGCCGGTATTTGAGGCAGAAAAGATACCTGTTCTTAGCGAGACGAACCAAGTGATTGGAGAACCTGTAACAGTGGAGGGCAGAGAGTATTATATGACCTGCATTTCCATGGGAAATCCTCATGCGGTTGTCCCATTAAAAGAGCTGGAGAATCTGAAGATCGAAGAGACAGGTCCGAAATTTGAAAAAATGGAATCTTTTCCGGATCGTGTTAACACGGAATTTGTCAAAGTGCTGGACAGACATACAATTCAGATGAGAGTATGGGAGAGAGGATCCGGAGAAACCTATGCGTGCGGAACCGGGGCTTGTGCCGCCGCAGTGGCTGCCATCACAAACCACTGGGTAGAGGATAGTCCGGTGAAGGTAAAGCTTTTGGGCGGAGACCTGGAAATCTTCTGGGATCATGCCGAAAATACAGTTTACATGACGGGACCGGCAACGATCGTTTATAGTGGTGAGATCAATCTGTGA
- a CDS encoding BMP family lipoprotein has product MNIHKYKKIIKRSCMLFAVTGTFLLSACKNKNASIVLITNGMQTEDSASMNSAEEGVKKFTKNSNKTYTSVASKEQNTKGYEEAIDTALEAGAKVIICPGKEFETAVYNRQKDNLSVKFILLNGLPHAADSKKEKLRGNTHAVLFSEEQSGYLAGYSAVWEGNTNLGFMGGEKDDSTMYYGSGFVQGANDAAKEMGLKADQIVVRYGFLGTTLASPQVEQTAASWYDEGCQVIFGCDHSILNAIAKAASARGRRVITVDNILNDFSANVLSCISYNYGSAIYKVLNHMEEKEYPGGEAQTVKVGSDGVYIDFDHSTFHTFTPEKYDELCKELKSGSRKVKTVDVTKNLRKYKIENVTVNLEK; this is encoded by the coding sequence ATGAATATACATAAATATAAAAAAATAATCAAAAGAAGCTGTATGTTATTTGCTGTGACGGGGACCTTTCTCTTATCAGCATGCAAGAATAAAAATGCCAGTATTGTGCTTATCACGAATGGAATGCAAACAGAAGACTCGGCCTCAATGAATTCGGCTGAAGAAGGAGTAAAGAAATTTACGAAAAACAGTAATAAGACATATACATCTGTTGCATCCAAGGAGCAGAATACAAAAGGATATGAGGAGGCAATTGATACTGCTCTTGAGGCCGGTGCAAAGGTAATCATCTGTCCGGGTAAAGAGTTTGAGACAGCTGTGTACAACAGGCAGAAGGATAATCTCAGTGTAAAATTTATCCTGTTGAATGGGCTGCCCCATGCTGCGGACAGCAAAAAGGAGAAGCTCAGGGGAAATACACATGCTGTGTTATTCTCTGAAGAACAAAGTGGATATCTGGCAGGATACTCTGCGGTCTGGGAAGGCAATACGAATCTTGGGTTCATGGGCGGAGAAAAAGATGACAGTACGATGTACTATGGATCCGGTTTTGTACAGGGGGCAAATGATGCCGCAAAAGAGATGGGTCTAAAAGCAGATCAGATTGTCGTTCGCTATGGATTTCTGGGAACGACATTGGCATCTCCACAGGTAGAGCAGACGGCAGCATCCTGGTATGACGAAGGATGCCAGGTAATCTTCGGATGTGACCACTCTATCTTAAACGCTATTGCGAAAGCAGCATCTGCAAGAGGAAGAAGAGTGATTACAGTCGACAATATATTAAATGATTTTTCCGCAAACGTTCTCTCCTGTATCAGCTATAATTATGGTTCTGCGATCTATAAAGTTTTAAATCATATGGAAGAGAAAGAATATCCGGGCGGAGAAGCCCAGACAGTCAAAGTGGGATCAGACGGAGTATATATAGATTTTGACCATTCTACGTTTCATACGTTTACTCCTGAAAAATATGATGAACTCTGTAAAGAATTAAAATCCGGCAGCAGAAAAGTAAAAACAGTAGATGTTACTAAAAATTTAAGAAAATATAAGATCGAAAATGTGACAGTAAATTTGGAAAAATAA
- a CDS encoding C40 family peptidase has translation MKKKVLAMSLAVALGCAQVMVVGADTIDEVKQQKEQTSSQLANTKAQINALESKKSQLTGEINDLDAKLVTTIASVNELKDSIAKKEAEIEETKVKLEAAEKDRDQQYSDMKKRIQYLYENGGNGAWATTLLENGNISDMLGNVKQTQDLYDYDEKKLTEYANVVQEVEDLGKKLDDDKTELLDLKEGQEEEQKSLENLLEQKRASSSDYDNQIASANQKASEYQNLIGQQNEKIQELVEEQQRQAAAEEAARKAAEDAAAQVSNNTEETSSVSNAGSGSNTSTSAKPTANTNSGSSNGGSAGTTKPAKNNNSSNGSGSSSNKNNSKPTNNSGNSKPANNSGNSKPAPSTGSGSGSAIVSYATQFIGNPYVWGGNSLTGGTDCSGFVHLVYAHFGYDVARQSGALQSAGRGVSYAEAQPGDIICYSGHVAIYMGGGAIVHASNSKPYPAGGIKITSNAAYQPIVAVRRVIG, from the coding sequence ATGAAGAAAAAAGTATTGGCTATGAGCTTAGCTGTAGCGCTTGGATGTGCACAAGTGATGGTCGTAGGTGCAGATACAATCGACGAGGTAAAACAGCAGAAAGAACAGACAAGCAGTCAGCTGGCGAATACAAAAGCACAGATTAATGCCTTGGAAAGCAAGAAAAGTCAGTTGACAGGCGAGATTAATGACTTAGATGCGAAATTGGTTACGACGATTGCCAGCGTGAATGAATTAAAAGACAGCATCGCTAAAAAAGAAGCGGAAATCGAAGAGACGAAGGTTAAGCTGGAAGCTGCTGAAAAAGACCGTGATCAGCAGTATTCTGACATGAAGAAGAGAATCCAGTATTTATATGAGAACGGCGGAAATGGTGCTTGGGCAACCACTCTTTTAGAGAATGGCAATATCAGTGATATGCTCGGTAACGTAAAACAGACACAGGATCTGTATGATTATGACGAGAAGAAACTGACAGAATATGCTAATGTCGTACAGGAAGTCGAAGATCTCGGGAAAAAGCTGGATGATGACAAGACAGAACTGCTTGACTTAAAAGAAGGACAGGAAGAAGAACAGAAAAGTCTGGAAAATCTTCTGGAACAAAAAAGAGCGAGTTCCTCGGACTACGACAATCAGATCGCCTCAGCGAATCAGAAAGCATCGGAATACCAGAATTTGATTGGCCAGCAGAATGAAAAGATTCAGGAACTTGTCGAAGAACAGCAGAGACAGGCAGCAGCAGAAGAAGCTGCAAGAAAAGCAGCGGAAGATGCAGCAGCACAGGTTTCTAATAACACCGAAGAAACTTCATCTGTTTCTAATGCCGGCAGCGGATCAAACACCAGCACATCTGCAAAGCCAACAGCAAATACAAACTCAGGTTCATCAAATGGCGGAAGTGCCGGAACAACGAAACCGGCGAAAAACAATAATTCCTCCAATGGCTCCGGAAGCTCATCAAACAAGAACAACAGTAAGCCGACTAACAATTCCGGAAACAGCAAACCGGCCAACAATTCCGGAAACAGCAAACCGGCGCCAAGTACAGGCTCAGGATCGGGAAGTGCAATTGTAAGTTACGCAACTCAGTTTATAGGAAACCCATATGTATGGGGAGGCAACAGCTTGACAGGCGGTACCGATTGCTCAGGATTCGTACATCTGGTGTATGCACACTTTGGATATGATGTGGCTCGTCAGTCGGGAGCACTGCAAAGTGCCGGTCGTGGAGTCTCTTATGCAGAGGCACAACCCGGAGATATTATTTGCTACAGCGGACATGTTGCCATCTACATGGGCGGCGGTGCAATTGTACATGCTTCCAACAGTAAACCTTATCCGGCAGGCGGAATCAAGATCACTTCGAATGCGGCATACCAGCCGATTGTAGCTGTGAGACGTGTCATTGGATAA
- a CDS encoding helix-turn-helix domain-containing protein, giving the protein MFAENLKTLRKAKGLSQEELAVRLHVVRQTISKWEKGLSVPDASLLIRLSDIFEVSVSELLGSKIENETEMDAVAEQLSKINEQLAIKNRRSRRIWKIAAIVFISFILINFLLLALNISAFSLYKSDSGVRVDVTEDKPDEIPDL; this is encoded by the coding sequence ATGTTTGCTGAAAATCTTAAAACGCTCAGAAAGGCAAAAGGACTTTCGCAAGAAGAACTTGCTGTCCGCTTGCATGTAGTCCGTCAAACCATATCCAAATGGGAAAAAGGATTGTCCGTTCCAGATGCAAGTTTACTGATTCGACTTTCTGATATCTTCGAAGTATCCGTTAGCGAACTGTTGGGTTCAAAAATAGAAAATGAGACAGAAATGGATGCCGTAGCGGAACAACTCTCTAAAATCAATGAGCAACTTGCAATTAAGAACCGTCGTTCGCGGCGAATCTGGAAAATAGCTGCAATTGTATTTATTTCTTTTATTCTCATCAATTTTCTGCTTCTGGCACTGAACATATCTGCTTTCAGCCTCTACAAATCTGATTCTGGCGTTCGGGTTGATGTAACAGAAGATAAACCTGACGAAATACCCGATCTTTAA
- a CDS encoding RNA polymerase sigma factor, translating into MDLEEEYDKIYRYCFFKLHHQQMAEDITQETFLRFLEQKEYCERGKKLRYLYTIAHHLCVDAYRKSKEEPLTDELPSEDMEDDMLTGIVVKAALRELSREEQELLLLRYANEVGVSDICSILHMSRFTVYRKTIKAIKQLQNILREEDFK; encoded by the coding sequence ATGGACTTAGAGGAAGAGTATGACAAGATATATCGTTATTGTTTTTTTAAGCTTCATCATCAGCAAATGGCAGAAGATATTACGCAAGAAACCTTCCTTCGTTTCCTGGAGCAAAAAGAATATTGTGAAAGGGGGAAAAAGCTGCGCTATCTATATACGATTGCTCATCATTTGTGTGTCGATGCCTATCGGAAAAGTAAGGAGGAACCTTTGACAGACGAACTGCCATCAGAGGATATGGAAGATGACATGCTGACAGGAATTGTCGTGAAGGCGGCATTGAGGGAACTTAGCAGAGAGGAACAGGAATTATTGCTCTTAAGATATGCAAATGAGGTTGGGGTGTCTGATATTTGTTCTATTTTACATATGTCAAGATTCACAGTTTACCGAAAAACGATAAAAGCAATAAAACAACTTCAAAATATATTAAGAGAGGAAGATTTTAAATGA